From a single Opisthocomus hoazin isolate bOpiHoa1 chromosome 6, bOpiHoa1.hap1, whole genome shotgun sequence genomic region:
- the RPE65 gene encoding retinoid isomerohydrolase, whose product MYSQVEHPAGGYKKLFETVEELSSPVTAHVTGRIPTWLRGSLLRCGPGLFEVGAEPFYHLFDGQALLHKFDFKEGHVTYHRRFVRTDAYVRAMTEKRIVITEFGTYAYPDPCKNIFSRFFSYFKGVEVTDNALVNVYPVGEDYYACTETNFITKINPDTLETVKQVDLCKYVSVNGATAHPHVENDGTVYNIGNCFGKNFALAYNIIRIPPLQADKEDPINKSEVVVQFPCSDRFKPSYVHSFGLTSNYIVFVETPVKINLFKFLSSWSLWGANYMDCFESNETMGVWLHVAEKKKGRLLNIKYRTSAFNLFHHINTYEDNGFLIVDLCTWKGFEFVYNYLYLANLRANWEEVKRQAEKAPQPEARRYVLPLHVDKADTGKNLVTLPYTTATATLRSDETIWLEPEVIFSGPRHAFEFPQINYKKYGGKPYTYTYGLGLNHFVPDRLCKLNVKTKETWVWQEPDSYPSEPIFVSHPDALEEDDGVVLSIVINPGAGPKPAFLLILNAKDMSEVARAEVEVNIPVTFHGLFKRA is encoded by the exons ATGTACAGCCA AGTTGAGCATCCCGCCGGAGGCTACAAGAAGCTCTTTGAGACGGTGGAGGAGCTGTCGTCTCCGGTGACTGCCCACGTCACAG GCAGGATTCCCACCTGGCTGCGAGGAAGCCTCCTGAGATGCGGACCCGGCTTGTTCGAGGTGGGCGCGGAGCCCTTCTATCACCTCTTTGACGGCCAGGCGCTCCTCCACAAGTTCGACTTCAAGGAGGGGCACGTGACCTACCACCGCAG GTTTGTCCGGACGGACGCTTACGTGAGAGCGATGACCGAGAAAAGGATCGTGATAACCGAGTTTGGCACCTACGCCTACCCAGACCCGTGCAAGAACATCTTTTCCAG GTTTTTCTCGTACTTCAAAGGTGTGGAGGTCACCGACAACGCCCTCGTTAACGTCTACCCCGTCGGCGAAGATTACTACGCCTGTACTGAGACCAACTTTATAACCAAAATTAACCCGGATACGCTAGAGACGGTTAAGCAG GTGGATCTCTGCAAATACGTGTCCGTCAACGGGGCAACGGCTCATCCCCACGTTGAGAACGACGGGACTGTTTACAACATCGGCAATTGCTTTGGAAAAAACTTTGCGCTCGCCTATAACATCATACGGATTCCTCCGCTTCAGGCAG ACAAGGAAGACCCCATCAACAAGTCGGAGGTGGTGGTGCAGTTCCCTTGCAGCGACAGGTTCAAGCCCTCTTACGTCCACAG CTTCGGGCTGACCTCGAACTACATAGTGTTTGTCGAAACACCGGTGAAAATCAACCTCTTCAAGTTCCTCTCCTCCTGGAGCCTTTGGGGAGCCAACTACATGGACTGCTTCGAGTCCAACGAGACCATGGGG GTCTGGCTTCATGTggcagagaagaagaaaggcaGGCTCCTCAACATCAAATACCGCACCTCGGCCTTCAACCTTTTCCATCACATCAACACCTACGAAGACAACGGCTTTCTGATCGTCGACCTCTGCACGTGGAAGGG GTTCGAGTTCGTTTACAATTACCTCTACTTGGCCAATTTGAGAGCGAACTGGGAGGAGGTGAAGCGACAGGCGGAGAAAGCCCCGCAGCCCGAGGCCCGCAGATACGTGCTGCCCCTGCACGTCGACAAG GCTGACACGGGCAAGAACCTGGTCACCCTGCCCTACACGACGGCGACGGCCACGCTGCGCAGCGATGAGACCATCTGGCTGGAGCCAGAAGTCATTTTCTCAGGGCCACGGCACG CCTTTGAATTTCCACAGATCAATTACAAGAAGTACGGTGGGAAACCGTACACGTATACGTACGGGCTGGGGCTGAATCACTTTGTCCCAGACAGG CTTTGCAAGCTGAATGTTAAAACAAAGGAGACCTGGGTGTGGCAGGAGCCGGATTCGTACCCATCGGAGCCGATCTTCGTGTCCCATCCGGACGCGCTGGAGGAAGATGACG
- the DEPDC1 gene encoding DEP domain-containing protein 1A isoform X1, giving the protein MAGRPAAPGPYRATRLWNEITKYFRAGMPLRKHRQHFKKHGSCFTASEAVDWLHGVLRSSSSFGPEVTRQQTVQLLRKFLKNHVIEDIKGRWGSENLEDNGALYRFPSTSPVKPLPSLCPPKENLENFSRDRERLFKLPHLARRTVKKHELLQSLENLEKIKPDIIEENKEDTLHRKEISQEYVQETWRNIILLHLQTILGLPSLEEVLQPTQIVPEYVIYNMTNTSKHGVVILQNKSEDLPHWVLSAMKCLAYWPRNNDMSQPTYSGFERDVFRTVADYFLNLPEPLLTFEYYELFVNILVMCGYITIPDICSGKHSVQDEKCDPQPSKTLHLNSFKSTECLLLSLLHKEPDKKRKEYEASRKSSEELTIQNQRAKKLQQYNLTCKQGSADNLVGGSCQNLSGFRNEQDPPLKFRTRCYSLERIGGAASSVCGKGECDSLRQSDVNTILGTRNGKQSLSCEHKANSVLELGFANTCQKQTCGIKRVSASTLQHQELFNENRRSKQISRSLSLLGRRSSRSCASINIPVAEITVKPKSQLGGQGKPNTSGVTASLDSRTEVSNITAKKRLCESTIELSEFSFTHSACMLTGTQNLLQPHLERIAVEALQISCLLLPPPNRRKIQLLMRMISRISENVDMPRLHDAMGTRSLMIQTFSRCVLCCAEEVDLDELLSTRLVSFLMDHQHEIFKVPTYLQVAVRDHIECVKMAQFKYPEEEICAILPTYSYCKQITPQEFEEQKVSTSQAAVAELLENIIKDKNLSVKDKKKKLKQFQKEYPLIYQNRFPTTENEAMLFENKPIIKQPMLSLRKPRFCSLRY; this is encoded by the exons ATGGcgggccggccggccgccccggggCCCTACCGCGCCACCCGGCTG TGGAACGAAATCACCAAGTATTTCCGAGCAGGCATGCCGTTACGGAAACACAGACAACACTTCAAGAAACACGGGAGCTGTTTCACTGCCTCGGAAGCTGTGGACTGGCTCCACGGAGTGTTAAGGAGCAGCAGTAGCTTTGGTCCTGAAGTCACGAGGCAGCAGACTGTCCAGTTATTGAGAAAGTTTCTCAAGAATCATGTAATTGAAGATATAAAAGGGAGATGGGGATCTGAAAATCTAGAAGACAACGGTGCACTATACAG ATTTCCTTCAACATCTCCAGTTAAACCTCTACCAAGCctatgtccaccaaaagaaaacttggaaaacttctctagagacagagaaagactttttaaacTGCCGCATTTAGCCAGGAGAACTGTTAAAAAACATGAGTTACTACAGTCTCTG GAAAACCTAGAAAAAATTAAACCAGATATAATAGAGGAAAACAAGGAAGACACACTGCATAGGAAGGAAATAAGCCAGGAATATGTGCAAGAAACTTGGAGAAATATCATTCTACTACA TCTGCAAACCATTTTAGGGCTCCCGTCTTTGGAAGAAGTTTTGCAGCCAACACAGATAGTTCCTGAGTACGTCATATACAATATGACTAACACAAGCAAACACGGTGTTGTTATTTTGCAGAACAAATCag aagACCTCCCTCACTGGGTGTTGTCAGCTATGAAATGCCTCGCATACT GGCCTAGAAATAATGACATGAGCCAACCAACTTACAGTGGGTTTGAACGGGATGTATTCAGAACGGTTGCTGATTACTTTCTCAATCTCCCTGAACCATTACTTACTTTTGAATACTATGAACTTTTTGTTAACATTTTAG TTATGTGTGGCTACATCACAATTCCAGATATATGCAGTGGAAAACATTCTGTCCAAGATGAGAAATGTGACCCACAACCTTCAAAAACTCTACACTTGAACTCTTTCAAGTCAACTGAATGTCTGCTTCTAAGCCTACTTCACAAAGAGcctgacaaaaaaaggaaagaatatgaAGCTTCCAGGAAGTCTTCAGAAGAGCTAACTATTCAAAACCAACGTGCAAAGAAATTGCAGCAATATAATCTGACATGTAAACAAGGCAGTGCTGATAATCTAGTAGGAGGAAGTTGTCAAAATCTTTCAGGTTTCAGGAATGAACAAGATCCACCTCTAAAATTCAGGACAAGATGTTACTCTCTGGAAAGAATTGGAGGTGCTGCCTCGAGTGTGTGTGGTAAGGGAGAATGTGATTCCCTCAGGCAAAGTGATGTGAACACCATCCTGGGcacaagaaatggaaaacaatctCTCTCGTGTGAGCATAAAGCTAATTCTGTATTGGAGCTTGGTTTTGCTAACACATGTCAAAAACAAACCTGTGGTATCAAGAGAGTGTCTGCCTCGACTCTTCAGCATCAAGAGCTGTTCAATGAAAATCGCAGGTCAAAGCAAATAAGCAGGTCTCTGAGTTTACTTGGCAGGAGGAGCTCCAGAAGTTGTGCTAGCATTAATATACCAGTTGCTGAAATCACAGTAAAGCCAAAGTCCCAGCTTGGTGGGCAAGGAAAACCAAATACCTCTGGTGTGACTGCTTCACTGGACAGCAGGACTGAGGTTTCCAATATCACCGCCAAAAAGAGACTCTGCGAAAGCACCATAGAACTCTCAGAATTCTCTTTCACTCACTCTGCTTGTATGTTGACTGGCACGCAAA ATCTCCTTCAGCCTCATTTAGAAAGAATTGCTGTAGAAGCGCTGCAGATAAGTTGTTTGTTGCTTCCACCACCAAATCGCAGAAAGATTCAGCTCTTGATGCGCATGATCTCTCGGATCAGTGAGAACGTTGATATGCCGCGACTGCACGATGCGATGGGCACGCGTTCGTTG ATGATACAGACTTTTTCTCGATgcgtgctgtgctgtgcagaaGAGGTGGATCTCGATGAGCTGCTTTCTACACGATTAGTTTCGTTTCTAATGGACCATCAGCACGAAATATTTAAAGTACCAACTTACCTGCAGGTCGCAGTGCGAGATCACATAGAATGCGTGAAGATGGCTCAG TTCAAATATCCAGAGGAAGAAATTTGTGCCATATTGCCAACGTATTCATACTGCAAACAAATAACTCCTCAGGAGTTTGAGGAACAAAAGGTTTCTACCTCTCAAGCTGCGGTGGCAGAGCTCTTGGAGAACATTATCAAAGATAAGAACTTGTCtgtgaaagacaaaaagaaaaagttaaaacag TTTCAGAAGGAATACCCTCTAATCTACCAGAACAGATTTCCAACTACAGAAAATGAAGCGATGCTGTTCGAGAACAAACCTATCATCAAACAACCGATGCTTAGCCTAAGAAAACCAAGGTTTTGTAGCCTAAGATATTAA
- the DEPDC1 gene encoding DEP domain-containing protein 1A isoform X3: MPLRKHRQHFKKHGSCFTASEAVDWLHGVLRSSSSFGPEVTRQQTVQLLRKFLKNHVIEDIKGRWGSENLEDNGALYRFPSTSPVKPLPSLCPPKENLENFSRDRERLFKLPHLARRTVKKHELLQSLENLEKIKPDIIEENKEDTLHRKEISQEYVQETWRNIILLHLQTILGLPSLEEVLQPTQIVPEYVIYNMTNTSKHGVVILQNKSEDLPHWVLSAMKCLAYWPRNNDMSQPTYSGFERDVFRTVADYFLNLPEPLLTFEYYELFVNILVMCGYITIPDICSGKHSVQDEKCDPQPSKTLHLNSFKSTECLLLSLLHKEPDKKRKEYEASRKSSEELTIQNQRAKKLQQYNLTCKQGSADNLVGGSCQNLSGFRNEQDPPLKFRTRCYSLERIGGAASSVCGKGECDSLRQSDVNTILGTRNGKQSLSCEHKANSVLELGFANTCQKQTCGIKRVSASTLQHQELFNENRRSKQISRSLSLLGRRSSRSCASINIPVAEITVKPKSQLGGQGKPNTSGVTASLDSRTEVSNITAKKRLCESTIELSEFSFTHSACMLTGTQNLLQPHLERIAVEALQISCLLLPPPNRRKIQLLMRMISRISENVDMPRLHDAMGTRSLMIQTFSRCVLCCAEEVDLDELLSTRLVSFLMDHQHEIFKVPTYLQVAVRDHIECVKMAQFKYPEEEICAILPTYSYCKQITPQEFEEQKVSTSQAAVAELLENIIKDKNLSVKDKKKKLKQFQKEYPLIYQNRFPTTENEAMLFENKPIIKQPMLSLRKPRFCSLRY, translated from the exons ATGCCGTTACGGAAACACAGACAACACTTCAAGAAACACGGGAGCTGTTTCACTGCCTCGGAAGCTGTGGACTGGCTCCACGGAGTGTTAAGGAGCAGCAGTAGCTTTGGTCCTGAAGTCACGAGGCAGCAGACTGTCCAGTTATTGAGAAAGTTTCTCAAGAATCATGTAATTGAAGATATAAAAGGGAGATGGGGATCTGAAAATCTAGAAGACAACGGTGCACTATACAG ATTTCCTTCAACATCTCCAGTTAAACCTCTACCAAGCctatgtccaccaaaagaaaacttggaaaacttctctagagacagagaaagactttttaaacTGCCGCATTTAGCCAGGAGAACTGTTAAAAAACATGAGTTACTACAGTCTCTG GAAAACCTAGAAAAAATTAAACCAGATATAATAGAGGAAAACAAGGAAGACACACTGCATAGGAAGGAAATAAGCCAGGAATATGTGCAAGAAACTTGGAGAAATATCATTCTACTACA TCTGCAAACCATTTTAGGGCTCCCGTCTTTGGAAGAAGTTTTGCAGCCAACACAGATAGTTCCTGAGTACGTCATATACAATATGACTAACACAAGCAAACACGGTGTTGTTATTTTGCAGAACAAATCag aagACCTCCCTCACTGGGTGTTGTCAGCTATGAAATGCCTCGCATACT GGCCTAGAAATAATGACATGAGCCAACCAACTTACAGTGGGTTTGAACGGGATGTATTCAGAACGGTTGCTGATTACTTTCTCAATCTCCCTGAACCATTACTTACTTTTGAATACTATGAACTTTTTGTTAACATTTTAG TTATGTGTGGCTACATCACAATTCCAGATATATGCAGTGGAAAACATTCTGTCCAAGATGAGAAATGTGACCCACAACCTTCAAAAACTCTACACTTGAACTCTTTCAAGTCAACTGAATGTCTGCTTCTAAGCCTACTTCACAAAGAGcctgacaaaaaaaggaaagaatatgaAGCTTCCAGGAAGTCTTCAGAAGAGCTAACTATTCAAAACCAACGTGCAAAGAAATTGCAGCAATATAATCTGACATGTAAACAAGGCAGTGCTGATAATCTAGTAGGAGGAAGTTGTCAAAATCTTTCAGGTTTCAGGAATGAACAAGATCCACCTCTAAAATTCAGGACAAGATGTTACTCTCTGGAAAGAATTGGAGGTGCTGCCTCGAGTGTGTGTGGTAAGGGAGAATGTGATTCCCTCAGGCAAAGTGATGTGAACACCATCCTGGGcacaagaaatggaaaacaatctCTCTCGTGTGAGCATAAAGCTAATTCTGTATTGGAGCTTGGTTTTGCTAACACATGTCAAAAACAAACCTGTGGTATCAAGAGAGTGTCTGCCTCGACTCTTCAGCATCAAGAGCTGTTCAATGAAAATCGCAGGTCAAAGCAAATAAGCAGGTCTCTGAGTTTACTTGGCAGGAGGAGCTCCAGAAGTTGTGCTAGCATTAATATACCAGTTGCTGAAATCACAGTAAAGCCAAAGTCCCAGCTTGGTGGGCAAGGAAAACCAAATACCTCTGGTGTGACTGCTTCACTGGACAGCAGGACTGAGGTTTCCAATATCACCGCCAAAAAGAGACTCTGCGAAAGCACCATAGAACTCTCAGAATTCTCTTTCACTCACTCTGCTTGTATGTTGACTGGCACGCAAA ATCTCCTTCAGCCTCATTTAGAAAGAATTGCTGTAGAAGCGCTGCAGATAAGTTGTTTGTTGCTTCCACCACCAAATCGCAGAAAGATTCAGCTCTTGATGCGCATGATCTCTCGGATCAGTGAGAACGTTGATATGCCGCGACTGCACGATGCGATGGGCACGCGTTCGTTG ATGATACAGACTTTTTCTCGATgcgtgctgtgctgtgcagaaGAGGTGGATCTCGATGAGCTGCTTTCTACACGATTAGTTTCGTTTCTAATGGACCATCAGCACGAAATATTTAAAGTACCAACTTACCTGCAGGTCGCAGTGCGAGATCACATAGAATGCGTGAAGATGGCTCAG TTCAAATATCCAGAGGAAGAAATTTGTGCCATATTGCCAACGTATTCATACTGCAAACAAATAACTCCTCAGGAGTTTGAGGAACAAAAGGTTTCTACCTCTCAAGCTGCGGTGGCAGAGCTCTTGGAGAACATTATCAAAGATAAGAACTTGTCtgtgaaagacaaaaagaaaaagttaaaacag TTTCAGAAGGAATACCCTCTAATCTACCAGAACAGATTTCCAACTACAGAAAATGAAGCGATGCTGTTCGAGAACAAACCTATCATCAAACAACCGATGCTTAGCCTAAGAAAACCAAGGTTTTGTAGCCTAAGATATTAA
- the DEPDC1 gene encoding DEP domain-containing protein 1A isoform X2, whose amino-acid sequence MAGRPAAPGPYRATRLWNEITKYFRAGMPLRKHRQHFKKHGSCFTASEAVDWLHGVLRSSSSFGPEVTRQQTVQLLRKFLKNHVIEDIKGRWGSENLEDNGALYRFPSTSPVKPLPSLCPPKENLENFSRDRERLFKLPHLARRTVKKHELLQSLENLEKIKPDIIEENKEDTLHRKEISQEYVQETWRNIILLHLQTILGLPSLEEVLQPTQIVPEYVIYNMTNTSKHGVVILQNKSEDLPHWVLSAMKCLAYWPRNNDMSQPTYSGFERDVFRTVADYFLNLPEPLLTFEYYELFVNILDICSGKHSVQDEKCDPQPSKTLHLNSFKSTECLLLSLLHKEPDKKRKEYEASRKSSEELTIQNQRAKKLQQYNLTCKQGSADNLVGGSCQNLSGFRNEQDPPLKFRTRCYSLERIGGAASSVCGKGECDSLRQSDVNTILGTRNGKQSLSCEHKANSVLELGFANTCQKQTCGIKRVSASTLQHQELFNENRRSKQISRSLSLLGRRSSRSCASINIPVAEITVKPKSQLGGQGKPNTSGVTASLDSRTEVSNITAKKRLCESTIELSEFSFTHSACMLTGTQNLLQPHLERIAVEALQISCLLLPPPNRRKIQLLMRMISRISENVDMPRLHDAMGTRSLMIQTFSRCVLCCAEEVDLDELLSTRLVSFLMDHQHEIFKVPTYLQVAVRDHIECVKMAQFKYPEEEICAILPTYSYCKQITPQEFEEQKVSTSQAAVAELLENIIKDKNLSVKDKKKKLKQFQKEYPLIYQNRFPTTENEAMLFENKPIIKQPMLSLRKPRFCSLRY is encoded by the exons ATGGcgggccggccggccgccccggggCCCTACCGCGCCACCCGGCTG TGGAACGAAATCACCAAGTATTTCCGAGCAGGCATGCCGTTACGGAAACACAGACAACACTTCAAGAAACACGGGAGCTGTTTCACTGCCTCGGAAGCTGTGGACTGGCTCCACGGAGTGTTAAGGAGCAGCAGTAGCTTTGGTCCTGAAGTCACGAGGCAGCAGACTGTCCAGTTATTGAGAAAGTTTCTCAAGAATCATGTAATTGAAGATATAAAAGGGAGATGGGGATCTGAAAATCTAGAAGACAACGGTGCACTATACAG ATTTCCTTCAACATCTCCAGTTAAACCTCTACCAAGCctatgtccaccaaaagaaaacttggaaaacttctctagagacagagaaagactttttaaacTGCCGCATTTAGCCAGGAGAACTGTTAAAAAACATGAGTTACTACAGTCTCTG GAAAACCTAGAAAAAATTAAACCAGATATAATAGAGGAAAACAAGGAAGACACACTGCATAGGAAGGAAATAAGCCAGGAATATGTGCAAGAAACTTGGAGAAATATCATTCTACTACA TCTGCAAACCATTTTAGGGCTCCCGTCTTTGGAAGAAGTTTTGCAGCCAACACAGATAGTTCCTGAGTACGTCATATACAATATGACTAACACAAGCAAACACGGTGTTGTTATTTTGCAGAACAAATCag aagACCTCCCTCACTGGGTGTTGTCAGCTATGAAATGCCTCGCATACT GGCCTAGAAATAATGACATGAGCCAACCAACTTACAGTGGGTTTGAACGGGATGTATTCAGAACGGTTGCTGATTACTTTCTCAATCTCCCTGAACCATTACTTACTTTTGAATACTATGAACTTTTTGTTAACATTTTAG ATATATGCAGTGGAAAACATTCTGTCCAAGATGAGAAATGTGACCCACAACCTTCAAAAACTCTACACTTGAACTCTTTCAAGTCAACTGAATGTCTGCTTCTAAGCCTACTTCACAAAGAGcctgacaaaaaaaggaaagaatatgaAGCTTCCAGGAAGTCTTCAGAAGAGCTAACTATTCAAAACCAACGTGCAAAGAAATTGCAGCAATATAATCTGACATGTAAACAAGGCAGTGCTGATAATCTAGTAGGAGGAAGTTGTCAAAATCTTTCAGGTTTCAGGAATGAACAAGATCCACCTCTAAAATTCAGGACAAGATGTTACTCTCTGGAAAGAATTGGAGGTGCTGCCTCGAGTGTGTGTGGTAAGGGAGAATGTGATTCCCTCAGGCAAAGTGATGTGAACACCATCCTGGGcacaagaaatggaaaacaatctCTCTCGTGTGAGCATAAAGCTAATTCTGTATTGGAGCTTGGTTTTGCTAACACATGTCAAAAACAAACCTGTGGTATCAAGAGAGTGTCTGCCTCGACTCTTCAGCATCAAGAGCTGTTCAATGAAAATCGCAGGTCAAAGCAAATAAGCAGGTCTCTGAGTTTACTTGGCAGGAGGAGCTCCAGAAGTTGTGCTAGCATTAATATACCAGTTGCTGAAATCACAGTAAAGCCAAAGTCCCAGCTTGGTGGGCAAGGAAAACCAAATACCTCTGGTGTGACTGCTTCACTGGACAGCAGGACTGAGGTTTCCAATATCACCGCCAAAAAGAGACTCTGCGAAAGCACCATAGAACTCTCAGAATTCTCTTTCACTCACTCTGCTTGTATGTTGACTGGCACGCAAA ATCTCCTTCAGCCTCATTTAGAAAGAATTGCTGTAGAAGCGCTGCAGATAAGTTGTTTGTTGCTTCCACCACCAAATCGCAGAAAGATTCAGCTCTTGATGCGCATGATCTCTCGGATCAGTGAGAACGTTGATATGCCGCGACTGCACGATGCGATGGGCACGCGTTCGTTG ATGATACAGACTTTTTCTCGATgcgtgctgtgctgtgcagaaGAGGTGGATCTCGATGAGCTGCTTTCTACACGATTAGTTTCGTTTCTAATGGACCATCAGCACGAAATATTTAAAGTACCAACTTACCTGCAGGTCGCAGTGCGAGATCACATAGAATGCGTGAAGATGGCTCAG TTCAAATATCCAGAGGAAGAAATTTGTGCCATATTGCCAACGTATTCATACTGCAAACAAATAACTCCTCAGGAGTTTGAGGAACAAAAGGTTTCTACCTCTCAAGCTGCGGTGGCAGAGCTCTTGGAGAACATTATCAAAGATAAGAACTTGTCtgtgaaagacaaaaagaaaaagttaaaacag TTTCAGAAGGAATACCCTCTAATCTACCAGAACAGATTTCCAACTACAGAAAATGAAGCGATGCTGTTCGAGAACAAACCTATCATCAAACAACCGATGCTTAGCCTAAGAAAACCAAGGTTTTGTAGCCTAAGATATTAA
- the DEPDC1 gene encoding DEP domain-containing protein 1A isoform X4, producing MAGRPAAPGPYRATRLWNEITKYFRAGMPLRKHRQHFKKHGSCFTASEAVDWLHGVLRSSSSFGPEVTRQQTVQLLRKFLKNHVIEDIKGRWGSENLEDNGALYRFPSTSPVKPLPSLCPPKENLENFSRDRERLFKLPHLARRTVKKHELLQSLENLEKIKPDIIEENKEDTLHRKEISQEYVQETWRNIILLHLQTILGLPSLEEVLQPTQIVPEYVIYNMTNTSKHGVVILQNKSEDLPHWVLSAMKCLAYWPRNNDMSQPTYSGFERDVFRTVADYFLNLPEPLLTFEYYELFVNILDLLQPHLERIAVEALQISCLLLPPPNRRKIQLLMRMISRISENVDMPRLHDAMGTRSLMIQTFSRCVLCCAEEVDLDELLSTRLVSFLMDHQHEIFKVPTYLQVAVRDHIECVKMAQFKYPEEEICAILPTYSYCKQITPQEFEEQKVSTSQAAVAELLENIIKDKNLSVKDKKKKLKQFQKEYPLIYQNRFPTTENEAMLFENKPIIKQPMLSLRKPRFCSLRY from the exons ATGGcgggccggccggccgccccggggCCCTACCGCGCCACCCGGCTG TGGAACGAAATCACCAAGTATTTCCGAGCAGGCATGCCGTTACGGAAACACAGACAACACTTCAAGAAACACGGGAGCTGTTTCACTGCCTCGGAAGCTGTGGACTGGCTCCACGGAGTGTTAAGGAGCAGCAGTAGCTTTGGTCCTGAAGTCACGAGGCAGCAGACTGTCCAGTTATTGAGAAAGTTTCTCAAGAATCATGTAATTGAAGATATAAAAGGGAGATGGGGATCTGAAAATCTAGAAGACAACGGTGCACTATACAG ATTTCCTTCAACATCTCCAGTTAAACCTCTACCAAGCctatgtccaccaaaagaaaacttggaaaacttctctagagacagagaaagactttttaaacTGCCGCATTTAGCCAGGAGAACTGTTAAAAAACATGAGTTACTACAGTCTCTG GAAAACCTAGAAAAAATTAAACCAGATATAATAGAGGAAAACAAGGAAGACACACTGCATAGGAAGGAAATAAGCCAGGAATATGTGCAAGAAACTTGGAGAAATATCATTCTACTACA TCTGCAAACCATTTTAGGGCTCCCGTCTTTGGAAGAAGTTTTGCAGCCAACACAGATAGTTCCTGAGTACGTCATATACAATATGACTAACACAAGCAAACACGGTGTTGTTATTTTGCAGAACAAATCag aagACCTCCCTCACTGGGTGTTGTCAGCTATGAAATGCCTCGCATACT GGCCTAGAAATAATGACATGAGCCAACCAACTTACAGTGGGTTTGAACGGGATGTATTCAGAACGGTTGCTGATTACTTTCTCAATCTCCCTGAACCATTACTTACTTTTGAATACTATGAACTTTTTGTTAACATTTTAG ATCTCCTTCAGCCTCATTTAGAAAGAATTGCTGTAGAAGCGCTGCAGATAAGTTGTTTGTTGCTTCCACCACCAAATCGCAGAAAGATTCAGCTCTTGATGCGCATGATCTCTCGGATCAGTGAGAACGTTGATATGCCGCGACTGCACGATGCGATGGGCACGCGTTCGTTG ATGATACAGACTTTTTCTCGATgcgtgctgtgctgtgcagaaGAGGTGGATCTCGATGAGCTGCTTTCTACACGATTAGTTTCGTTTCTAATGGACCATCAGCACGAAATATTTAAAGTACCAACTTACCTGCAGGTCGCAGTGCGAGATCACATAGAATGCGTGAAGATGGCTCAG TTCAAATATCCAGAGGAAGAAATTTGTGCCATATTGCCAACGTATTCATACTGCAAACAAATAACTCCTCAGGAGTTTGAGGAACAAAAGGTTTCTACCTCTCAAGCTGCGGTGGCAGAGCTCTTGGAGAACATTATCAAAGATAAGAACTTGTCtgtgaaagacaaaaagaaaaagttaaaacag TTTCAGAAGGAATACCCTCTAATCTACCAGAACAGATTTCCAACTACAGAAAATGAAGCGATGCTGTTCGAGAACAAACCTATCATCAAACAACCGATGCTTAGCCTAAGAAAACCAAGGTTTTGTAGCCTAAGATATTAA